ATGATCATTACTTCGCTGCTCGACACCGACCTGTACAAATTCACGATGATGCAGGTGGTGCTGCATTATTTCCCGGCTGCCAACGTCGAATACAAGTTCCGCTGCCGCACGCCGAACGTCAACCTGGTGCCGTACATCGACGAGATTCGCAGCGAAGTGCACAAGCTCTGCAAGCTGCGCTTCAATGAAGGCGATCTCGACTATCTGCGCCGGATGCGCTTCATCAAGAGCGACTTCATCGACTTTCTCGCGCTCTTCCATCTCAACGAAAAATACATCTCGATCACGCCCTCGGCGAAGGGCAACGGGGAGATCGAAATCGACATCAAGGGGCCGTGGCTGCACACGATCCTCTTCGAGATCCCCGTGCTTGCGATCGTCAACGAAGTGTACTTCCGCAACACGCAGCAGCAGCCCGATTACAGCGAAGGACGCGAGCGCCTGCGCGACAAGATGCAGCTGCTCGGTGCGCGCCCCGAGTTCGCCGACTGCAAGATCGCCGACTACGGCACGCGGCGCCGTTTCTCCGGGCGCTGGCACGAAGAGGTGATCCTCACGCTCAAGGACGGTCTGCGCGACCAGTTCACGGGCACCAGCAACGTGTTCTATGCAATGAAGCATGGCCTGACGCCTCTCGGCACGATGGCGCACGAATACCTGCAAGCCTGTCAGGCGCTGGGTCCGCGTCTGCGCGACTCGCAGATCTTCGGCTTCGAAATGTGGGCGAAGGAGTATCGCGGCGATCTGGGCATCGCGTTGTCGGACGTGTATGGCATGCAGGCGTTCCTCCGTGATTTCGACATGTACTTCTGCAAGCTCTTCGACGGCGCGCGCCATGATTCCGGCGACCCGTTCGACTGGGGCGAGCGTCTTCTCGCGCACTACGAAGCGAACCGCTGCGATCCGCGCACGAAAGTGCTGGTCTTTTCCGACGCGCTCGACATCCCAAAGGTGCTGCAGCTGTACGAGCGCTTCCGTGGGCGCTGCAAGCTCGCCTTCGGCGTCGGCACGAACCTCACGAACGACCTTGGCTATAACCCGCTGCAGATCGTCATCAAGATGGTCAAGTGCAACGGGCAGCCCGTCGCGAAGCTGTCCGATTCGCCGGGCAAGAACATGTGCGAAGACAAGGCGTACCTTGCCTATCTGCGCCAGGTGTTCGGTATCGAGCAACCTGAGGAAGAATCCGCGGGCAAGTGACGCCCCGTCACGCTTTCGCGTTGCAGTCCGGCAGCATGTGAGTGCATTGTCGGCACTTCGCACGAGTGCCGGTATATGCCGTTCGGCCAGGTGTTGGCATGAAGGGCGGCCGGTATAATTCGACCGTCACTGTGCGCAATGAGCAGGGCGCATTTCGCACGCGTATGTCCCACGTTCAGCACGACCACCGGCACGAGG
This is a stretch of genomic DNA from Paraburkholderia caribensis. It encodes these proteins:
- the pncB gene encoding nicotinate phosphoribosyltransferase; the encoded protein is MIITSLLDTDLYKFTMMQVVLHYFPAANVEYKFRCRTPNVNLVPYIDEIRSEVHKLCKLRFNEGDLDYLRRMRFIKSDFIDFLALFHLNEKYISITPSAKGNGEIEIDIKGPWLHTILFEIPVLAIVNEVYFRNTQQQPDYSEGRERLRDKMQLLGARPEFADCKIADYGTRRRFSGRWHEEVILTLKDGLRDQFTGTSNVFYAMKHGLTPLGTMAHEYLQACQALGPRLRDSQIFGFEMWAKEYRGDLGIALSDVYGMQAFLRDFDMYFCKLFDGARHDSGDPFDWGERLLAHYEANRCDPRTKVLVFSDALDIPKVLQLYERFRGRCKLAFGVGTNLTNDLGYNPLQIVIKMVKCNGQPVAKLSDSPGKNMCEDKAYLAYLRQVFGIEQPEEESAGK